A window from Verrucomicrobiia bacterium encodes these proteins:
- a CDS encoding SGNH/GDSL hydrolase family protein codes for MKAKRPLRWYHVRWQTVVILGIAWYFLIGRYWHPAGSGPAGPSVPLDPFQRAWSTNQFALLGVGDSITAGFGTMGKHGYFDLLLKNDDAKWPDMQGRDLEHVFPNLTSRNVSVSYTVLEEHLRYELPSIPPYPRTVHGIAVITAGGNDLIHNYGRSAPRDGAMYGCSYAQALQWKESFAAKLKALIDGVTARFPGGCDVFLGNFYDPTDGVGDIERANLLLPAWPDGLKVLPIFNGLIAETCNSYTNVHLIDFHAAFLGHGIHCRDSRNPYYRKEDPHYWYFMNLEDPNSRGYDAIRRLFLIEMSKVYHHG; via the coding sequence ATGAAAGCGAAGCGACCTTTGCGCTGGTACCATGTGCGATGGCAGACAGTGGTGATCCTGGGCATCGCGTGGTATTTTCTCATTGGCCGATATTGGCACCCGGCCGGCTCCGGGCCGGCGGGCCCATCCGTGCCGCTGGACCCATTCCAACGAGCCTGGTCAACCAACCAATTTGCTCTCCTTGGCGTCGGGGACAGTATCACGGCCGGCTTCGGAACGATGGGGAAGCATGGATACTTTGATTTGTTACTCAAGAACGACGACGCAAAATGGCCGGACATGCAGGGTCGAGACCTGGAGCACGTATTTCCCAATCTCACTTCCCGCAATGTTTCCGTTTCGTATACGGTACTGGAGGAACACCTCCGATATGAGTTGCCGAGTATCCCGCCTTATCCGCGAACGGTGCACGGCATCGCGGTGATTACAGCGGGCGGGAATGACCTGATTCACAATTACGGTCGGTCAGCGCCGCGCGACGGGGCCATGTACGGCTGCAGCTATGCGCAGGCCCTCCAGTGGAAAGAAAGCTTCGCCGCGAAGCTGAAAGCCTTGATCGATGGCGTTACGGCCCGCTTTCCCGGGGGATGCGACGTGTTCCTGGGCAATTTCTACGATCCAACGGATGGTGTTGGCGATATTGAGCGCGCCAATTTGCTCTTGCCGGCGTGGCCGGACGGACTGAAAGTGCTGCCCATTTTTAACGGCCTCATTGCGGAGACATGCAACAGCTACACCAACGTTCATCTGATTGATTTTCATGCGGCCTTTCTTGGACACGGGATTCACTGCCGCGACTCCCGGAATCCGTACTATCGAAAAGAGGATCCACACTATTGGTACTTCATGAATCTGGAGGACCCGAATAGCCGTGGCTACGATGCGATTCGGCGGTTATTCCTGATTGAAATGAGCAAGGTGTACCACCATGGGTGA
- a CDS encoding AtpZ/AtpI family protein, with protein MNLGKDFQGMGRYMALGTQMVLTTVVIAAIGYWIDKKTGKSPMFLIVFFLLGSAAGFQVVYRAFRDGGAKPK; from the coding sequence ATGAATTTGGGCAAAGACTTTCAAGGCATGGGCCGGTATATGGCCTTGGGTACCCAGATGGTTTTGACCACGGTGGTTATCGCGGCCATCGGGTACTGGATCGACAAAAAAACCGGTAAGTCACCGATGTTTCTGATTGTGTTCTTTCTGTTGGGTTCAGCAGCTGGTTTTCAGGTCGTGTACCGCGCCTTTCGTGACGGTGGAGCGAAGCCGAAGTGA
- a CDS encoding ABC transporter permease: MKAVSNAIHGAIAIRSRAERVGMRILGTLDVLRELGAFAVITLGVTLTKFNVSKRVVRPLIFAQIWNAGVRLLPMIGLIGAALGLVIVGQTVALLSRVGAQQYIGTVMVTVIVRELGPLVTALIVLARAGTANVVELGTMRALGEVEALESLGIDPIHYLVMPRVIGLATAVFCLTTYLVLIAIAGGYLFAFIEDVPLTLTDYLAQLNNALRWEDFALFALKTTLFGVVIAVVNCYHGLARPLNVEDVSQVTARAVVESVTACVLLDAFFLLGYLF; the protein is encoded by the coding sequence ATGAAAGCGGTCTCGAATGCAATTCACGGAGCCATCGCGATCCGCAGCCGCGCGGAGCGCGTCGGCATGCGGATCCTCGGCACACTGGACGTGTTGCGCGAACTGGGTGCGTTTGCTGTCATCACGTTGGGGGTCACGCTCACCAAGTTCAACGTCTCGAAGCGCGTGGTTCGTCCCCTAATCTTCGCCCAAATCTGGAATGCAGGTGTGCGCTTACTGCCGATGATCGGCTTGATTGGAGCGGCACTCGGGTTGGTGATCGTGGGGCAGACGGTCGCCCTGCTCTCACGCGTCGGGGCGCAACAATATATTGGGACGGTGATGGTGACCGTGATTGTTCGCGAACTGGGTCCGTTGGTGACGGCGCTGATCGTCCTGGCGCGCGCGGGCACCGCGAATGTTGTCGAACTCGGGACGATGCGGGCGCTCGGCGAAGTCGAGGCGCTCGAATCGCTGGGGATCGACCCGATACACTATCTGGTCATGCCGCGCGTGATTGGTTTGGCGACGGCGGTGTTCTGCCTCACGACCTACCTGGTACTCATCGCGATAGCGGGCGGCTATCTTTTTGCGTTCATCGAGGACGTGCCGCTGACCCTGACGGATTATCTTGCGCAACTCAACAACGCGCTACGCTGGGAGGATTTTGCGTTGTTTGCGTTGAAGACGACCCTGTTCGGTGTCGTTATCGCCGTGGTGAATTGCTATCACGGGCTGGCGCGTCCGCTGAATGTTGAAGACGTCTCGCAGGTGACAGCGCGCGCGGTCGTCGAGAGCGTGACGGCCTGCGTGCTGCTCGATGCCTTCTTCCTGCTGGGGTATTTGTTTTAG